A section of the Malania oleifera isolate guangnan ecotype guangnan chromosome 2, ASM2987363v1, whole genome shotgun sequence genome encodes:
- the LOC131149709 gene encoding uncharacterized protein LOC131149709, with amino-acid sequence MGEELWVNAGGAPTVAPLISTERDDQEHWRHFDNSVNAVSFGFVATAVLISMFLVMAIFERFLRPTSTSITPSAARRSSRPHLQGFNTKLHYPSPKTVVYAREVSVLMPGEKIPTYIAHPAAPPAPCPREGISLPLHQPPPAPHHHHHHPSLNPSSSSSSFSS; translated from the exons ATGGGAGAGGAGTTGTGGGTAAATGCAGGAGGGGCGCCAACAGTGGCTCCACTTATAAGCACAGAGAGGGATGATCAGGAGCATTGGAGGCACTTCGATAACTCCGTGAACGCTGTTTCTTTTGGGTTCGTGGCCACCGCGGTCCTCATTTCCATGTTCCTTGTTATGGCCATCTTCGAGCGGTTTCTCCGCCCCACTAGTACTTCAATAACCCCCTCTGCCGCTCGCCGGAGCAGCCGCCCCCATCTCCAAGGCTTCAACACCAAGCTCCATTACCCATCTCCAAaa ACGGTGGTGTACGCAAGAGAAGTATCTGTGTTGATGCCTGGAGAAAAAATTCCTACCTACATTGCACACCCAGCTGCTCCTCCTGCACCCTGCCCTCGGGAAGGCATCTCATTGCCTCTCCACCAACCTCCTCCcgctcctcatcatcatcatcatcatccaagCCTCaatccctcctcctcctccagctCTTTCTCAAGCTAA